The nucleotide sequence CATGTAAAATCAAAAAATCAAGTATCTCAGATTTAAAAAAATATGAGCCCGTAGATATAGATCTTTACAATGAAATTGAGGCGATGGATACCAAATTTTTCAAAGCTTATAATACTTGTGATCTTCAACTGCAATCTGAGATATATTCAGAAGATATTGAATTTTTCCATGATAAGGGAGGATTGATGACTTCTAAAGAAGCTCTAATAGAAGGCACAGAGAAAAATATATGTGGAAAAGTTACCAGAACAATACTTTCTGGAAGTATGGAAGTATATCCTATTAAAGATTTTGGCGCTGTAGAAATTGGATACCACAAATTCTATAATAGCAAAGAGCCAGATGCGATATCCAAGCCTAGTAAG is from Gillisia sp. Hel1_33_143 and encodes:
- a CDS encoding nuclear transport factor 2 family protein — translated: MDTKFFKAYNTCDLQLQSEIYSEDIEFFHDKGGLMTSKEALIEGTEKNICGKVTRTILSGSMEVYPIKDFGAVEIGYHKFYNSKEPDAISKPSKFIIFWRKIEADWKITKVVSLHN